In Quercus robur chromosome 10, dhQueRobu3.1, whole genome shotgun sequence, a genomic segment contains:
- the LOC126703530 gene encoding protein NUCLEAR FUSION DEFECTIVE 4-like isoform X5, producing the protein MFSLATWIGIKDTHTHTSMLDRHEDAFQSPCWRNGHITPRSELKWHKCIELCLALFVGTNGETYFNTAALVSCVQNFPKSRGPVVGILKGFAGLSSAILTQIYLMINFPNESSLIFMVAVEPTIVIIALMFIVRPVGGHKQVKPSDNSSFFFTYSVCLILAIYLLAVLVIEDLVDVSQAIITLFAVILILLILLPVIIPIQLVFFSGPRPPAEESLLSEAQKQELSKSEQDVNGIILSEVEDEKPPEVDSLPASERQKRIAHLQAKLFQAAAEGAVRRRKGPRRGEDFTLMQALRKADFWLIFFSLVLASGSGLTVIDNLGQICESLGYNVTTIYVSYISVWNFLGRVGGGYFSELVIRKYAYPRPVTMAVGQVIMAIGLFYANMGWPGEIYVLTVLIGLGYGAHWAIVPASASELFGLKSFGALYNFLTLANPVGSLIFSGVIASGIYDYFAELQAGLSHQNSEAMLAIPLRDDDVTCLGTICYSITFGILSGLCLVATGLSLIVVYRTKKVYANLYGNSRG; encoded by the exons ATGTTTTCACTTGCAACATGGATAGGTATCAaagatacacacacacacacaagcatGCTTGACAGACATGAAGATGCATTTCAGAGTCCATGTTGGAGAAATGGTCATATAACTCCTAGATCTGAATTGAAGTGGCATAAGTGTATAGAG TTGTGCCTTGCATTATTTGTGGGAACAAACGGTGAGACCTACTTCAACACAGCTGCTCTAGTTTCATGTGTGCAAAACTTCCCCAAAAGCCGGGGTCCTGTTGTTGGGATATTGAAGGGATTTGCTGGATTGAGTAGTGCAATTTTGACTCAGATTTATCTTATGATCAATTTTCCGAATGAATCATCACTCATTTTCATGGTTGCAGTTGAACCAACAATTGTTATTATTGCTCTGATGTTCATTGTTAGACCTGTGGGAGGTCACAAACAAGTTAAACCATCTGATAATTCAAGCTTCTTCTTTACCTACAGTGTTTGCCTCATTCTGGCAATTTATCTGCTGGCAGTGTTGGTGATTGAGGATCTGGTTGACGTGAGTCAAGCTATAATCACTTTATTTGCAGTTATTTTAATTCTTCTCATACTGCTTCCAGTTATAATTCCCATTCAATTGGTATTCTTCTCGGGACCAAGGCCTCCAGCTGAGGAGAGCCTTCTCTCTGAAGCACAGAAACAAGAACTAAGTAAATCTGAGCAGGATGTGAATGGGATTATTCTCAGTGAGGTTGAAGATGAGAAGCCTCCAGAAGTAGACTCCCTTCCGGCATCAGAAAGGCAAAAACGAATTGCTCATTTGCAAGCTAAACTGTTCCAAGCTGCTGCTGAAGGAGCTGTGAGAAGGCGAAAAGGCCCTCGTAGAGGAGAGGATTTCACCTTAATGCAGGCATTAAGAAAAGCAGATTTTTGGCTGATCTTCTTCTCCCTCGTTCTGGCTTCTGGATCCGGTTTGACAGTTATTGATAACTTGGGTCAGATTTGTGAATCACTGGGATATAATGTTACAACTATATATGTATCCTACATCAGTGTTTGGAACTTTCTTGGCCGTGTTGGTGGCGGCTACTTCTCTGAGCTTGTAATAAG aAAATATGCCTACCCAAGACCAGTGACAATGGCTGTTGGTCAGGTTATCATGGCAATTGGACTTTTCTACGCTAATATGGGATGGCCTGGAGAAATTTATGTTCTCACTGTGTTGATAGGGCTTGGGTATGGTGCTCACTGGGCAATTGTGCCAGCTTCAGCTTCTGAGCTATTTGGCCTGAAGAGTTTTGGGGCCTTGTATAATTTTCTTACACTTGCTAATCCAGTAGGTTCTCTGATTTTCTCAGGTGTCATTGCTAGTGGTATATATGACTATTTTGCAGAGCTGCAAGCCGGCCTCTCACATCAAAATTCTGAAGCCATGCTTGCAATTCCTCTTCGTGATGATGACGTCACTTGTTTGGGAACCATATGCTATTCCATCACATTTGGGATCCTGTCTGGACTTTGCCTTGTGGCAACAGGCTTGAGTTTGATTGTTGTTTATCGGACTAAGAAGGTTTATGCCAACCTGTATGGAAATTCTCGCGGTTGA
- the LOC126703530 gene encoding protein NUCLEAR FUSION DEFECTIVE 4-like isoform X2: MQLQWHEKFKVLINNRWLVFVCAMWVQSCAGVGYLFGSISPLIKSAMGYDQRQVAFLGVAKDLGDSIGFVAGSLCEVLPIWVILLIGVVQNFVGYGLVWLVVAGVLPALPFWVLCLALFVGTNGETYFNTAALVSCVQNFPKSRGPVVGILKGFAGLSSAILTQIYLMINFPNESSLIFMVAVEPTIVIIALMFIVRPVGGHKQVKPSDNSSFFFTYSVCLILAIYLLAVLVIEDLVDVSQAIITLFAVILILLILLPVIIPIQLVFFSGPRPPAEESLLSEAQKQELSKSEQDVNGIILSEVEDEKPPEVDSLPASERQKRIAHLQAKLFQAAAEGAVRRRKGPRRGEDFTLMQALRKADFWLIFFSLVLASGSGLTVIDNLGQICESLGYNVTTIYVSYISVWNFLGRVGGGYFSELVIRKYAYPRPVTMAVGQVIMAIGLFYANMGWPGEIYVLTVLIGLGYGAHWAIVPASASELFGLKSFGALYNFLTLANPVGSLIFSGVIASGIYDYFAELQAGLSHQNSEAMLAIPLRDDDVTCLGTICYSITFGILSGLCLVATGLSLIVVYRTKKVYANLYGNSRG; this comes from the exons ATGCAGCTTCAGTGGCATGAAAAGTTCAAGGTTTTGATCAACAACAGATGGCTGGTGTTTGTGTGTGCAATGTGGGTGCAGTCGTGTGCAGGTGTTGGGTACTTGTTTGGGAGCATATCACCTTTGATAAAGAGTGCCATGGGGTACGACCAGAGGCAGGTGGCTTTTTTGGGTGTGGCTAAGGACTTGGGTGATAGTATTGGTTTTGTGGCTGGGAGTTTGTGTGAGGTTTTGCCCATCTGGGTCATTTTGCTCATTGGGGTGGTGCAGAACTTTGTTGGGTATGGCTTGGTTTGGCTTGTTGTTGCTGGTGTATTGCCTGCTTTGCCTTTTTGGGTG TTGTGCCTTGCATTATTTGTGGGAACAAACGGTGAGACCTACTTCAACACAGCTGCTCTAGTTTCATGTGTGCAAAACTTCCCCAAAAGCCGGGGTCCTGTTGTTGGGATATTGAAGGGATTTGCTGGATTGAGTAGTGCAATTTTGACTCAGATTTATCTTATGATCAATTTTCCGAATGAATCATCACTCATTTTCATGGTTGCAGTTGAACCAACAATTGTTATTATTGCTCTGATGTTCATTGTTAGACCTGTGGGAGGTCACAAACAAGTTAAACCATCTGATAATTCAAGCTTCTTCTTTACCTACAGTGTTTGCCTCATTCTGGCAATTTATCTGCTGGCAGTGTTGGTGATTGAGGATCTGGTTGACGTGAGTCAAGCTATAATCACTTTATTTGCAGTTATTTTAATTCTTCTCATACTGCTTCCAGTTATAATTCCCATTCAATTGGTATTCTTCTCGGGACCAAGGCCTCCAGCTGAGGAGAGCCTTCTCTCTGAAGCACAGAAACAAGAACTAAGTAAATCTGAGCAGGATGTGAATGGGATTATTCTCAGTGAGGTTGAAGATGAGAAGCCTCCAGAAGTAGACTCCCTTCCGGCATCAGAAAGGCAAAAACGAATTGCTCATTTGCAAGCTAAACTGTTCCAAGCTGCTGCTGAAGGAGCTGTGAGAAGGCGAAAAGGCCCTCGTAGAGGAGAGGATTTCACCTTAATGCAGGCATTAAGAAAAGCAGATTTTTGGCTGATCTTCTTCTCCCTCGTTCTGGCTTCTGGATCCGGTTTGACAGTTATTGATAACTTGGGTCAGATTTGTGAATCACTGGGATATAATGTTACAACTATATATGTATCCTACATCAGTGTTTGGAACTTTCTTGGCCGTGTTGGTGGCGGCTACTTCTCTGAGCTTGTAATAAG aAAATATGCCTACCCAAGACCAGTGACAATGGCTGTTGGTCAGGTTATCATGGCAATTGGACTTTTCTACGCTAATATGGGATGGCCTGGAGAAATTTATGTTCTCACTGTGTTGATAGGGCTTGGGTATGGTGCTCACTGGGCAATTGTGCCAGCTTCAGCTTCTGAGCTATTTGGCCTGAAGAGTTTTGGGGCCTTGTATAATTTTCTTACACTTGCTAATCCAGTAGGTTCTCTGATTTTCTCAGGTGTCATTGCTAGTGGTATATATGACTATTTTGCAGAGCTGCAAGCCGGCCTCTCACATCAAAATTCTGAAGCCATGCTTGCAATTCCTCTTCGTGATGATGACGTCACTTGTTTGGGAACCATATGCTATTCCATCACATTTGGGATCCTGTCTGGACTTTGCCTTGTGGCAACAGGCTTGAGTTTGATTGTTGTTTATCGGACTAAGAAGGTTTATGCCAACCTGTATGGAAATTCTCGCGGTTGA
- the LOC126703530 gene encoding protein NUCLEAR FUSION DEFECTIVE 4-like isoform X7, producing MAWFGLLLLVYCLLCLFGCLQLCLALFVGTNGETYFNTAALVSCVQNFPKSRGPVVGILKGFAGLSSAILTQIYLMINFPNESSLIFMVAVEPTIVIIALMFIVRPVGGHKQVKPSDNSSFFFTYSVCLILAIYLLAVLVIEDLVDVSQAIITLFAVILILLILLPVIIPIQLVFFSGPRPPAEESLLSEAQKQELSKSEQDVNGIILSEVEDEKPPEVDSLPASERQKRIAHLQAKLFQAAAEGAVRRRKGPRRGEDFTLMQALRKADFWLIFFSLVLASGSGLTVIDNLGQICESLGYNVTTIYVSYISVWNFLGRVGGGYFSELVIRKYAYPRPVTMAVGQVIMAIGLFYANMGWPGEIYVLTVLIGLGYGAHWAIVPASASELFGLKSFGALYNFLTLANPVGSLIFSGVIASGIYDYFAELQAGLSHQNSEAMLAIPLRDDDVTCLGTICYSITFGILSGLCLVATGLSLIVVYRTKKVYANLYGNSRG from the exons ATGGCTTGGTTTGGCTTGTTGTTGCTGGTGTATTGCCTGCTTTGCCTTTTTGGGTG TTTGCAGTTGTGCCTTGCATTATTTGTGGGAACAAACGGTGAGACCTACTTCAACACAGCTGCTCTAGTTTCATGTGTGCAAAACTTCCCCAAAAGCCGGGGTCCTGTTGTTGGGATATTGAAGGGATTTGCTGGATTGAGTAGTGCAATTTTGACTCAGATTTATCTTATGATCAATTTTCCGAATGAATCATCACTCATTTTCATGGTTGCAGTTGAACCAACAATTGTTATTATTGCTCTGATGTTCATTGTTAGACCTGTGGGAGGTCACAAACAAGTTAAACCATCTGATAATTCAAGCTTCTTCTTTACCTACAGTGTTTGCCTCATTCTGGCAATTTATCTGCTGGCAGTGTTGGTGATTGAGGATCTGGTTGACGTGAGTCAAGCTATAATCACTTTATTTGCAGTTATTTTAATTCTTCTCATACTGCTTCCAGTTATAATTCCCATTCAATTGGTATTCTTCTCGGGACCAAGGCCTCCAGCTGAGGAGAGCCTTCTCTCTGAAGCACAGAAACAAGAACTAAGTAAATCTGAGCAGGATGTGAATGGGATTATTCTCAGTGAGGTTGAAGATGAGAAGCCTCCAGAAGTAGACTCCCTTCCGGCATCAGAAAGGCAAAAACGAATTGCTCATTTGCAAGCTAAACTGTTCCAAGCTGCTGCTGAAGGAGCTGTGAGAAGGCGAAAAGGCCCTCGTAGAGGAGAGGATTTCACCTTAATGCAGGCATTAAGAAAAGCAGATTTTTGGCTGATCTTCTTCTCCCTCGTTCTGGCTTCTGGATCCGGTTTGACAGTTATTGATAACTTGGGTCAGATTTGTGAATCACTGGGATATAATGTTACAACTATATATGTATCCTACATCAGTGTTTGGAACTTTCTTGGCCGTGTTGGTGGCGGCTACTTCTCTGAGCTTGTAATAAG aAAATATGCCTACCCAAGACCAGTGACAATGGCTGTTGGTCAGGTTATCATGGCAATTGGACTTTTCTACGCTAATATGGGATGGCCTGGAGAAATTTATGTTCTCACTGTGTTGATAGGGCTTGGGTATGGTGCTCACTGGGCAATTGTGCCAGCTTCAGCTTCTGAGCTATTTGGCCTGAAGAGTTTTGGGGCCTTGTATAATTTTCTTACACTTGCTAATCCAGTAGGTTCTCTGATTTTCTCAGGTGTCATTGCTAGTGGTATATATGACTATTTTGCAGAGCTGCAAGCCGGCCTCTCACATCAAAATTCTGAAGCCATGCTTGCAATTCCTCTTCGTGATGATGACGTCACTTGTTTGGGAACCATATGCTATTCCATCACATTTGGGATCCTGTCTGGACTTTGCCTTGTGGCAACAGGCTTGAGTTTGATTGTTGTTTATCGGACTAAGAAGGTTTATGCCAACCTGTATGGAAATTCTCGCGGTTGA
- the LOC126703530 gene encoding protein NUCLEAR FUSION DEFECTIVE 4-like isoform X8, translating into MQLQWHEKFKVLINNRWLVFVCAMWVQSCAGVGYLFGSISPLIKSAMGYDQRQVAFLGVAKDLGDSIGFVAGSLCEVLPIWVILLIGVVQNFVGYGLVWLVVAGVLPALPFWVLCLALFVGTNGETYFNTAALVSCVQNFPKSRGPVVGILKGFAGLSSAILTQIYLMINFPNESSLIFMVAVEPTIVIIALMFIVRPVGGHKQVKPSDNSSFFFTYSVCLILAIYLLAVLVIEDLVDVSQAIITLFAVILILLILLPVIIPIQLVFFSGPRPPAEESLLSEAQKQELSKSEQDVNGIILSEVEDEKPPEVDSLPASERQKRIAHLQAKLFQAAAEGAVRRRKGPRRGEDFTLMQALRKADFWLIFFSLVLASGSGLTVIDNLGQICESLGYNVTTIYVSYISVWNFLGRVGGGYFSELVIRKYAYPRPVTMAVGQVIMAIGLFYANMGWPGEIYVLTVLIGLGCHC; encoded by the exons ATGCAGCTTCAGTGGCATGAAAAGTTCAAGGTTTTGATCAACAACAGATGGCTGGTGTTTGTGTGTGCAATGTGGGTGCAGTCGTGTGCAGGTGTTGGGTACTTGTTTGGGAGCATATCACCTTTGATAAAGAGTGCCATGGGGTACGACCAGAGGCAGGTGGCTTTTTTGGGTGTGGCTAAGGACTTGGGTGATAGTATTGGTTTTGTGGCTGGGAGTTTGTGTGAGGTTTTGCCCATCTGGGTCATTTTGCTCATTGGGGTGGTGCAGAACTTTGTTGGGTATGGCTTGGTTTGGCTTGTTGTTGCTGGTGTATTGCCTGCTTTGCCTTTTTGGGTG TTGTGCCTTGCATTATTTGTGGGAACAAACGGTGAGACCTACTTCAACACAGCTGCTCTAGTTTCATGTGTGCAAAACTTCCCCAAAAGCCGGGGTCCTGTTGTTGGGATATTGAAGGGATTTGCTGGATTGAGTAGTGCAATTTTGACTCAGATTTATCTTATGATCAATTTTCCGAATGAATCATCACTCATTTTCATGGTTGCAGTTGAACCAACAATTGTTATTATTGCTCTGATGTTCATTGTTAGACCTGTGGGAGGTCACAAACAAGTTAAACCATCTGATAATTCAAGCTTCTTCTTTACCTACAGTGTTTGCCTCATTCTGGCAATTTATCTGCTGGCAGTGTTGGTGATTGAGGATCTGGTTGACGTGAGTCAAGCTATAATCACTTTATTTGCAGTTATTTTAATTCTTCTCATACTGCTTCCAGTTATAATTCCCATTCAATTGGTATTCTTCTCGGGACCAAGGCCTCCAGCTGAGGAGAGCCTTCTCTCTGAAGCACAGAAACAAGAACTAAGTAAATCTGAGCAGGATGTGAATGGGATTATTCTCAGTGAGGTTGAAGATGAGAAGCCTCCAGAAGTAGACTCCCTTCCGGCATCAGAAAGGCAAAAACGAATTGCTCATTTGCAAGCTAAACTGTTCCAAGCTGCTGCTGAAGGAGCTGTGAGAAGGCGAAAAGGCCCTCGTAGAGGAGAGGATTTCACCTTAATGCAGGCATTAAGAAAAGCAGATTTTTGGCTGATCTTCTTCTCCCTCGTTCTGGCTTCTGGATCCGGTTTGACAGTTATTGATAACTTGGGTCAGATTTGTGAATCACTGGGATATAATGTTACAACTATATATGTATCCTACATCAGTGTTTGGAACTTTCTTGGCCGTGTTGGTGGCGGCTACTTCTCTGAGCTTGTAATAAG aAAATATGCCTACCCAAGACCAGTGACAATGGCTGTTGGTCAGGTTATCATGGCAATTGGACTTTTCTACGCTAATATGGGATGGCCTGGAGAAATTTATGTTCTCACTGTGTTGATAGGGCTTGG GTGTCATTGCTAG